A stretch of the Halorussus lipolyticus genome encodes the following:
- a CDS encoding alpha-amylase family protein, translating into MGTKDRWYENATFYAIDVEAFADANGDGVGDFEGLSGRLDYLESLGIDCIWLLPFYPSPNRDNGYDVTDYYGVDDRHGTLGDFVEFVREADRRGIRVIIDLVANHTSDQHPWFQSARSDPESPYRDYYVWREDLPEEPDPSRGPVFPGEEDTVWSYDEKAEAFYYHRFYHYQPDLNLANPAVREEIRKIMGFWLELGVSGFRVDAATLMIDHKGGLESTKLDDPHGVLRDMRHFVERRGDDAILFAEADDAPERLGDYFGGSVGGRDADGTEVSAREGDEMNVLLNFLLDAYLVLGLAEEDADPIREVLDILPEIPEGGQWANFLRNYDELNVGRLPQDDQQNVFERFAPDETMRIYGRGIRRRLPPMLGGDSDRIRMAYSLLFSLPGTPLFVYGDEIGMGDDLELPGREAVRTPMQWSDEKNGGFSTADPEDLVRPMVSGGEYGYESVNVADQRGDPDSLLQWFSRLNRLRGECPEIGHGDCEVLDVDDHAVFAHRMASDHGTVVAVHNLGDDPAEATLELDDPVRLFGDATFEETDDDSWRFELGRYGYCWVREENGA; encoded by the coding sequence ATGGGAACGAAAGACCGCTGGTACGAAAACGCGACGTTTTACGCCATCGACGTAGAGGCCTTCGCCGACGCGAACGGCGACGGCGTGGGCGATTTCGAGGGGTTGAGTGGACGACTCGACTACCTCGAAAGTTTAGGTATCGACTGCATCTGGCTCCTCCCGTTCTACCCGTCGCCTAACCGGGACAACGGCTACGACGTGACCGATTATTACGGGGTTGACGACCGCCACGGAACGCTGGGCGACTTCGTGGAGTTCGTCCGCGAGGCCGACCGGCGCGGTATTCGGGTCATTATCGACCTCGTGGCAAACCACACCTCCGACCAGCATCCGTGGTTTCAGTCCGCCAGAAGCGACCCGGAATCGCCCTACCGCGACTACTACGTCTGGCGCGAGGACCTGCCCGAGGAGCCAGACCCGTCCCGCGGCCCGGTGTTCCCCGGCGAGGAGGACACGGTGTGGAGTTACGACGAGAAAGCCGAGGCGTTCTACTACCACCGGTTTTACCACTACCAACCCGACCTGAATCTGGCCAACCCGGCGGTCCGCGAGGAGATTCGCAAAATCATGGGCTTCTGGCTCGAACTCGGCGTCTCGGGCTTCCGGGTGGACGCCGCGACCCTGATGATAGATCACAAGGGCGGACTAGAGTCCACGAAACTCGACGACCCTCACGGCGTCCTCCGGGACATGCGCCACTTCGTCGAGCGCCGGGGAGACGACGCCATCCTGTTCGCCGAGGCCGACGACGCGCCCGAACGCCTCGGCGACTACTTCGGGGGAAGCGTCGGCGGAAGGGATGCCGACGGGACGGAGGTATCCGCCCGCGAGGGCGACGAGATGAACGTCCTCTTGAACTTCCTGCTGGACGCCTACCTCGTGTTGGGCCTCGCCGAGGAGGACGCCGACCCCATCCGGGAGGTGCTGGACATCCTGCCCGAGATTCCCGAGGGCGGCCAGTGGGCCAACTTCCTCCGGAACTACGACGAACTCAACGTGGGCCGACTCCCGCAAGACGACCAGCAGAACGTCTTCGAGCGGTTCGCGCCAGACGAGACCATGCGAATCTACGGCCGGGGCATCCGCCGCCGACTCCCACCGATGCTGGGAGGCGACTCCGACCGCATCCGGATGGCTTACAGCCTGCTGTTTTCGCTCCCCGGCACGCCCCTGTTCGTCTACGGCGACGAAATCGGGATGGGCGACGACCTCGAGTTACCCGGCAGAGAGGCGGTCCGGACGCCGATGCAGTGGTCCGACGAGAAGAACGGCGGGTTCTCGACGGCCGACCCCGAGGACTTGGTGCGCCCGATGGTCTCCGGTGGCGAGTACGGTTACGAGTCGGTCAACGTCGCCGACCAGCGCGGCGACCCCGACTCGCTCCTCCAGTGGTTCTCGCGGTTGAACCGCCTCCGGGGCGAGTGTCCCGAAATCGGCCACGGCGACTGCGAGGTCCTCGATGTTGACGACCATGCGGTCTTCGCCCACCGGATGGCGAGCGACCACGGGACTGTCGTCGCGGTCCACAACCTCGGCGACGACCCCGCCGAGGCCACCCTCGAACTGGACGACCCGGTGCGACTGTTCGGGGACGCGACGTTCGAGGAGACCGACGACGATAGCTGGCGGTTCGAGTTAGGGCGGTACGGCTACTGCTGGGTGCGCGAGGAGAACGGGGCGTAG